Proteins from a genomic interval of Nitrospina gracilis Nb-211:
- a CDS encoding NifU N-terminal domain-containing protein, with amino-acid sequence MPVNIQVSTTPNENALKFTLDKPAIDSGHKTYPNADAAAESPVAADLFGIEGVVSVFLMADFITVTKRPDVGWDVIQPAAEAAIQKAYG; translated from the coding sequence ATGCCTGTCAACATCCAGGTATCCACGACGCCCAATGAAAACGCGTTGAAGTTCACACTCGACAAACCCGCGATCGACAGCGGGCACAAGACCTATCCCAACGCCGACGCGGCGGCGGAGTCGCCGGTGGCCGCGGACCTGTTCGGCATCGAAGGCGTGGTCAGCGTGTTTCTGATGGCGGACTTCATCACCGTCACCAAGCGTCCCGATGTCGGTTGGGACGTCATTCAGCCCGCCGCCGAAGCCGCCATCCAGAAAGCTTATGGATGA
- a CDS encoding FIST signal transduction protein has product MKWASSISTGETIEQCIQETVNAVREQMGDNEIHLTVMFVSPHFKDKLPQIPKLLREQLSIGTLLGCTGGGIIGGGQEVEQRHAFSLTCAHLSGVKIQEIQTDTMALPDPDTAPSVWREWLGVPVESNPQFILLADPFSFHGEEFLAGMDFAYPNSAKVGGLASGSHFQGGNVLYIGDRIFNNGLVGVALSGNIQLDTIVAQGCRPIGQPMSITKCSDYLLQEVDNKPPLQVLEEMVETLSENDRKLMQTSLFLGIEMDPLKDDPGQGDFLIRNLIGVERETGALSIGAPLREGQLVQFHLRDKVMSAEDLNVMLSRYSKQGRGDDACGALLFSCLGRGQYLYGEANHDCNVFKDKLGAIPLGGFFCNGEIGPVGQNTFLHGYTSSFGIFRPAPGSV; this is encoded by the coding sequence ATGAAATGGGCCTCTAGCATATCGACGGGCGAGACCATCGAGCAGTGCATCCAGGAGACCGTGAATGCGGTCCGCGAGCAGATGGGCGATAACGAAATCCATCTGACGGTGATGTTTGTCTCGCCGCATTTTAAAGACAAGCTTCCGCAGATCCCGAAGCTGTTGCGCGAGCAGTTGTCGATCGGCACCCTGCTGGGTTGCACGGGCGGCGGCATCATCGGCGGCGGCCAGGAGGTGGAGCAGAGGCACGCGTTCAGCCTGACCTGCGCCCACCTGTCGGGTGTGAAGATTCAGGAAATACAAACCGACACCATGGCTCTGCCCGATCCCGACACCGCGCCCAGCGTGTGGCGCGAATGGCTGGGCGTTCCCGTCGAATCCAACCCGCAGTTCATCCTGCTCGCCGATCCGTTTTCGTTTCATGGCGAAGAGTTCCTGGCCGGCATGGATTTTGCCTACCCCAACTCGGCGAAGGTCGGGGGGCTCGCCAGCGGTTCGCATTTTCAGGGCGGCAATGTTCTGTATATCGGCGACCGTATATTCAACAACGGCCTCGTTGGCGTGGCGCTGAGCGGCAACATCCAGCTCGACACCATCGTTGCGCAGGGGTGCCGGCCGATCGGCCAGCCGATGAGCATCACCAAGTGCAGTGACTACCTGCTACAGGAAGTCGATAACAAACCGCCGCTCCAGGTGCTGGAGGAGATGGTGGAGACGTTGAGCGAAAACGACCGTAAGCTGATGCAGACGTCGCTGTTCCTCGGTATCGAGATGGACCCGCTGAAGGACGATCCGGGGCAGGGCGACTTTCTAATCCGCAATCTGATCGGCGTCGAGCGCGAAACCGGCGCGCTGTCCATCGGTGCGCCGTTGCGCGAGGGGCAACTGGTGCAGTTTCACCTGCGCGACAAGGTGATGTCGGCCGAAGACCTGAATGTCATGCTGAGTCGGTATTCAAAGCAGGGGAGGGGCGACGATGCCTGCGGCGCTCTGTTGTTTTCCTGTCTCGGACGCGGACAGTATTTATACGGCGAAGCCAACCACGACTGCAACGTGTTCAAGGACAAGCTGGGTGCGATCCCGCTTGGAGGATTTTTCTGCAACGGCGAGATCGGGCCGGTCGGGCAGAACACGTTTCTGCACGGCTACACCAGCTCGTTCGGTATTTTCCGTCCGGCGCCCGGCTCCGTGTGA
- the hemG gene encoding protoporphyrinogen oxidase → MKKLVIIGGGIAGLAAAYRIQEEFNNGQGDIDCTVLEGSDRLGGKICTIRENGFILERGPDSFITQKPWALELCKKIGLEDELMSTRPETPKTYVYLNKKMVTLPDGLTLMVPTKFLPFALSSLFSIPGKVRMAMDLFIPKKFSNRDESLAAFVRRRLGEEALQRMAQPLMCGIYSSDPETMSLHSTFPMFAQTEKKYRSLILGMLAAKRQRMKAAPAPQPKKGYTPFTFFVSLKNGLGSMIERIIEESPDITFRKEARVKALLRKDEGWQVELATGERLEADAVLVTTPANVTAKLFEPVAPRAAELLNRIPFVSTAAVTLAFKKETFKHPLNGFGFVVPYSEGRKISACTWVTSKFYGRAPEDYVLLRSYVGGALNEQYAEQSEEDIYKTVLEELQDIMGFKNEPEFYKVFQYKKGNVQYQVGHGQLIESVYNELKPFPGLYVAGSAYHGVGIPDCVLNGTRTVESALRALRGTEAEASAG, encoded by the coding sequence ATGAAAAAACTGGTCATCATCGGGGGCGGCATCGCCGGGCTGGCGGCGGCGTACCGCATTCAGGAAGAGTTCAACAACGGGCAGGGCGATATCGACTGCACCGTGCTGGAGGGCTCCGACCGCTTGGGCGGCAAGATCTGCACGATCCGTGAAAACGGGTTCATTCTGGAGCGCGGGCCGGACAGCTTCATCACGCAGAAACCGTGGGCGCTGGAGCTGTGCAAAAAGATCGGCCTCGAAGACGAGCTGATGAGCACGCGGCCGGAAACCCCCAAGACCTACGTCTATCTGAACAAAAAGATGGTCACCCTGCCCGACGGGCTGACGCTCATGGTGCCGACCAAGTTTTTGCCGTTCGCGCTCTCTTCCCTGTTCAGCATCCCCGGCAAGGTGCGCATGGCGATGGATTTGTTCATCCCGAAAAAATTCAGCAACCGCGACGAGAGCCTGGCGGCGTTCGTGCGCCGCCGTCTCGGTGAAGAGGCTCTGCAGAGGATGGCGCAACCGCTCATGTGCGGCATCTATTCCAGCGATCCGGAAACGATGAGCCTGCACAGCACGTTTCCCATGTTCGCGCAGACGGAGAAGAAATACCGGTCGCTGATCCTCGGCATGCTGGCGGCGAAACGCCAGCGCATGAAAGCCGCGCCCGCTCCCCAGCCGAAAAAAGGCTACACGCCGTTCACCTTTTTCGTGAGTCTGAAGAACGGACTGGGGTCGATGATCGAGCGCATTATCGAGGAGTCGCCGGACATCACCTTCCGCAAAGAGGCGCGGGTGAAGGCGCTGTTGCGGAAAGACGAGGGCTGGCAGGTGGAACTGGCCACGGGGGAACGGCTGGAGGCCGACGCGGTGCTGGTGACGACGCCCGCGAACGTGACGGCGAAGCTGTTCGAGCCGGTGGCGCCGCGCGCGGCGGAGTTGTTGAACCGCATTCCGTTCGTCTCGACGGCGGCGGTGACGCTGGCGTTCAAGAAAGAGACGTTCAAGCATCCGCTCAACGGCTTCGGTTTTGTGGTGCCGTACAGCGAGGGACGCAAGATCAGCGCCTGCACGTGGGTGACGTCGAAATTTTACGGCCGCGCTCCGGAGGATTACGTTCTGCTCCGCTCCTACGTTGGTGGCGCGTTGAACGAACAGTACGCCGAACAGTCGGAAGAAGACATTTACAAAACCGTGCTGGAGGAGTTGCAGGACATCATGGGTTTTAAAAACGAACCCGAGTTTTACAAAGTGTTCCAGTACAAAAAGGGCAACGTGCAGTACCAGGTCGGTCACGGTCAACTGATCGAGTCTGTGTACAACGAACTGAAACCGTTTCCCGGCCTGTACGTTGCGGGCAGTGCCTACCACGGCGTCGGTATCCCCGACTGCGTGTTGAACGGCACCCGCACGGTGGAGTCAGCGCTCCGCGCCCTGCGTGGAACAGAGGCCGAAGCCTCCGCCGGATGA
- a CDS encoding thioredoxin-like domain-containing protein — translation MDERLIHAPPLEAGDLPWFNAVRPLDLPDLKGKIVILDFWTFCCINCIHVIPTLKRIEEKFAEHVVVIGVHSPKFPGEKVTGNVERAIRRYEIVHPIVHDRDFKIWNRYAIRAWPTLVFIGPDGYILGQLPGEPNADLLEETLHSLVKELREKGFLQGNAAELIQPLKPETKSELSFPGKIAYSESDRQFAVADANHNQVVVADMDGTIRHRIGSGSVGKTDGGLEEASFYRPQGLCFQDGVIWVADTENHLLRKIDLQAKQVTTVAGTGDQGGFLRGVQAAKQTALSSPWDVSLHDGALYFANAGTHQIGRYNIADDTVEQFAGTGAEALQDGPRLQAPFAQPSGLTVGDGKLFLADSETSAIRSIELGGQGKVETYVGTGLFDFGDRDGVGREAVLQHPLGVHYVEGAVFIADSYNHKIRVLDLATHEVHTVEASVDIVCDDKRCTRLWEPAGVLCLDKTLYVSDTNNHRILKIDLDTEKTEIFIG, via the coding sequence ATGGATGAGCGACTGATCCATGCGCCGCCCCTGGAGGCGGGAGATTTGCCGTGGTTCAACGCGGTCCGGCCGCTGGACCTGCCGGACCTGAAGGGCAAGATCGTCATCCTCGATTTCTGGACGTTCTGTTGCATCAACTGCATCCACGTCATCCCGACGCTCAAGCGCATCGAGGAAAAGTTCGCCGAGCACGTGGTGGTGATCGGTGTGCACAGCCCGAAGTTTCCCGGCGAGAAGGTGACCGGCAACGTCGAGCGCGCCATCCGGCGGTACGAGATCGTGCACCCGATCGTGCACGACCGCGATTTCAAAATCTGGAACCGTTATGCCATCCGTGCGTGGCCGACGCTTGTGTTCATCGGGCCGGACGGGTACATCCTGGGACAACTGCCCGGCGAGCCGAACGCGGACCTGCTGGAAGAAACCCTTCACAGTCTGGTGAAGGAACTGCGCGAAAAGGGGTTTCTGCAGGGCAACGCGGCAGAGTTGATCCAACCGCTCAAACCGGAAACGAAAAGCGAGCTCAGCTTTCCCGGAAAGATCGCCTACAGCGAAAGCGACCGGCAGTTTGCCGTAGCCGATGCCAACCACAACCAGGTGGTGGTGGCGGATATGGATGGAACGATCCGGCATCGCATCGGTAGCGGGTCGGTGGGCAAGACCGATGGTGGACTCGAAGAGGCTTCATTTTACCGGCCGCAGGGGTTGTGCTTTCAGGACGGCGTCATCTGGGTGGCGGACACGGAAAATCATCTCCTCCGCAAGATCGATTTGCAAGCAAAGCAGGTGACGACGGTTGCCGGAACCGGTGACCAGGGCGGATTCCTGCGCGGCGTGCAGGCGGCGAAACAGACGGCGCTCAGTTCGCCGTGGGACGTGTCCCTGCACGACGGGGCGCTGTATTTCGCCAACGCCGGCACACACCAGATCGGGCGCTACAACATCGCCGACGACACCGTCGAGCAGTTTGCGGGAACAGGTGCGGAGGCGCTCCAGGACGGGCCGCGCCTGCAGGCGCCGTTCGCCCAGCCGAGCGGGTTGACCGTGGGCGACGGCAAACTGTTTCTTGCCGACAGCGAGACCAGCGCCATCCGTTCCATCGAACTGGGCGGGCAGGGCAAGGTGGAGACGTATGTCGGCACGGGGTTGTTCGACTTCGGCGACCGCGACGGCGTCGGCAGGGAAGCCGTGCTTCAGCATCCGCTGGGGGTGCATTACGTCGAGGGCGCGGTGTTCATCGCCGATTCGTACAATCACAAGATCCGTGTGCTGGACCTCGCCACGCACGAGGTGCACACGGTGGAGGCGTCAGTGGACATCGTGTGCGACGACAAGCGGTGCACGCGGTTGTGGGAGCCGGCAGGGGTGCTGTGTCTCGACAAAACCCTGTATGTCTCCGACACCAACAATCACCGCATTCTGAAGATCGACCTCGACACCGAGAAAACCGAAATTTTTATTGGCTGA